TATATCAAGCTCAGAATCCAGCCCCTCCCCAAGAAGTGGCACAGAGACTGATTTTGGAGTTGATGGATCTGACATCACCATGCTGGTTGTTTGTTTTGAACGAGCCAAGAACCGTATAAGAGGTTTAGTCATCAACCCAAACACCTGACCAGAATTATACATGAAGAGTGATTACCATCATTAAGAAATATTTCCTAGATAAAACCCATTCATATAAAGTAGCTAACATGACTTTTGTAAATAAAACCTAAACTCTAATCAATACAACTGCCACAAAAGCTAAAGGGGAGGGGCTGTTGGTTTTCTGGTTCCCCTCAGGAGCATTATAACTAAGACAACAACATAGAAAAAGAGGACGCGGCCAATGACACTGATTTGAACTAAATGGAGCAATTATATTCTTCGTACACAAGGATAGTTAACACACTTATAAGTTCTTAACCAAAAGATGAAATAAAAGAACAACCAAAATGGCAAGCATCATCAtattctctcaaattttcttttcattgtaGACCTAGTCAGCTACTTCACAGCAAATTACAAATCCTTGCCATATCAAGAGGTCAAATCACTATATTAACATGAATTCATATATAACCAAACTCTGAGTACATAAACAAGTTTGAAAATCGAGGGGCCAACCAGATACGCACAAAATTAGTGCAGCAGAACAAATGgcttaaataatatttaccgTTAGAGAACCCGTTAAATCCAGTAAGAGCAATTTCATAATCACAAGATAGGCAGAAgatgtttagcaaaaaaataggGAGGAGATGTCTCACCACTGTGCTGAAGAGAACAACAGTTATGGTGCTGGTGATCAAGATTGCATTCACTCGCAATTGAGTATGCCCTAATCGTGTGAACTGCattttgaaaagtaaattttttactGAACAATTTCATCTGCACTAtcatctctctctatctcaaaaGTATGCACTGTTTTACATGAAATTGTAAGCATGTTCTTATTTTACTGAGGATAGTGTAAAGACGAACTGAAATTTCCCACAGTTCATATTATTCTTAACTTTTTTGTGTGACTTCTTATTTAAATTCAAGGTCTTTTGGCCACAAATAAAACAGCATGTCCATATCTTACCTGATTATAAGCGAGTGCCATAGACACAGCACCTCTCATGAGACCAGCCCACCATATTACCacctacaaaaagaaaattgttggcATGTCTTGGTAGATCAATAAAGTaggaaaggaagaaaataatactGTGACAGAAACAGAACACATACTTGCTTCCTGAGGCTGAGTTTCtcactttgattttttttaaataggttGATTAAGAATGATAGGGGGAAAACAAAAGCTGCTCTTCCAACCATTATCAGAACTATCAGTATTGAACTCACTGCCACTGATGTTCCGGGActgcaaaaggaaaaatcaagcaTGCATGCTTTTacattttgtttgaaaaatacataCTATTATTCCTAATAGCTATTATGGTTCAATAAATCAAGAAATCATAATTGCAAGGACTTGCTAGTATTTAGATAGTACCTGTCACTAACAAATCTCCACTTTTCAATGTCCAAGGCATCCATTCCAACATAAAGGAATATAAAAGTCTCAGCAACAAATGACAGGGTTGCAAAAGCATGCCTGCAataatttttagacaaaactGAAGTATTAGGTATATGACAAATTGACCTTTCTATACACAGACAAATGGGTTCAAATGGTCAGAATAACTTCTAAGATCACATACTTGGTAGTAACTCTTGAACCTTCAGTTACATTGTGCCAGGTGTAATGGGACATCACAATCCCACAAAAGAACACAGTGAGAATGCCACTTAAATAGAACAACTGCAGAACAGATCAAATATACCAGCGTCTTAGTCATATGACCAATAATTAGCAATCTATCAAATCTACATAGAGCACTTGAAACTTGGAAAGTCagggaagaaaacaaagaaatgcCATAAAGCTATTAGAAACCTTACTTCAGCCAACATATATGAAAGGTATGCCATGAGCATCATTAGAGCAACTTCTCGATCAGTTGAGTGCCTGAATGtcagataaaaaattattttagtcaaatATTATACATGATTCTAACATACTCCTTACCTacagcagtttttttttttttttgggagggtgGAGGCCGGGAAGGGGGAGGGGAGGGGGATCAGGCTGAAAACTAGGGCACCATTCTACGGATTAGTTATCAGTCACCATAGTCTTTGTCATGAAAcagtttcaataaaattcttattttatgtttgattaACTCAACCACTGATCCAACTGACATAGACAAGAAGGCACCTCGTTAGTTTGACCAGTTCCCTTTCAACATAGAAAAGTCAAATGAATGATATAAAGATCAGAAAAGGCATCTTCATACTATGAGACTTGGCCCAGTTTCAGGATTAACAAACAATGAACTACTATTATCAGAATACTAGTAAATGCAGcatgccaatgagctctagctcaactaGGACATCCTCCCCAACATCAGGAATTCAAGACCCACCATGTGTGTAAGTTACCAATTAAGCATAATTAAATACAAGTAAATGCAGCATGAGATCATTCCAATTCAGACAACATACCTGCCAAAATATAGCTTTTTGATGATGTAAGCACTTAATAGCCCAGTCTGCAAAGGGAAAGAAGTATGTCATACCATAGTAGAATAGCACATTAGCAGAACAGTCTTAGTTACTCACCCATACAagactgtgtgtgtgtgtgtgtgagagagagagagagagagagagagagagagttaccaTCGCCCCTAGCAATGTGCTTGTGGCAAACAAATAAAGGAGGTTTCCAGTGAAATGCAAAGCAATACTGGGGTCAATTTTAGTGACGTCAAAGCTCTGGATCGCATTGAAAAGCACCACAGATGTGGCATCATTTACAACACCCTCCCCGAATACAAGACTGTAAAGTAAAGGTGTCTCATCCTGATTAAGCACCTGCACCATTACACGAGAGGGGTTAAGTTTTTAAGAGTCAGTGCCTTCAActgtttgaaaaatctactaCAATGACAACATCTTCCATACCTGCAATGTGCATACAGAATCCGTTGCAGCAAATATTGCACCAATGGCTGAAAGAATAAATGAATATAATAAGGaccaaatagagaacaaagttCATAGAAACAGAAAGGAATGACAGAGGCAGTACCTAGATAATCCCCTATGTCCAATGAACCAATATCCATTTTTTTGAAGATCTGAATAACACCTGAGAGAAGATTCAGAATTTTACAGTCAGAAAAAgataatcaaattttaaatcactTAAACTATGTGCTTTTTTGGCTAGGACAAACATACTTTAGCCATA
This genomic stretch from Quercus lobata isolate SW786 chromosome 3, ValleyOak3.0 Primary Assembly, whole genome shotgun sequence harbors:
- the LOC115979807 gene encoding sodium/hydrogen exchanger 2-like yields the protein MGIELSYAVSKLQSLSTSDHASVVSMNLFVALLCACIVIGHLLEENRWVNESITALFIGVCTGIVILLVSGGKSSHLLVFSEDLFFIYLLPPIIFNAGFQVKKKRFFENFMTIILFGAVGTLISCGIISLGVIQIFKKMDIGSLDIGDYLAIGAIFAATDSVCTLQVLNQDETPLLYSLVFGEGVVNDATSVVLFNAIQSFDVTKIDPSIALHFTGNLLYLFATSTLLGAMTGLLSAYIIKKLYFGRHSTDREVALMMLMAYLSYMLAELFYLSGILTVFFCGIVMSHYTWHNVTEGSRVTTKHAFATLSFVAETFIFLYVGMDALDIEKWRFVSDSPGTSVAVSSILIVLIMVGRAAFVFPLSFLINLFKKNQSEKLSLRKQVVIWWAGLMRGAVSMALAYNQFTRLGHTQLRVNAILITSTITVVLFSTVVFGLMTKPLIRFLARSKQTTSMVMSDPSTPKSVSVPLLGEGLDSELDIPRPGSIRALLATPTHTVHYYWRKFDNAFMRPVFGGRGFVPFVPGSPTERSFVQGEGE